The following coding sequences are from one Virgibacillus necropolis window:
- a CDS encoding DUF3870 domain-containing protein: MHTVFVAGHAKLPSGMAAKSIYDTLTITAEVDKKYGVIVTASCTLATLHGREFVQQLLRGYSLQDGIEAPVEEIRLHYLGKAGNALISALKDLYKQYEQYTQT, encoded by the coding sequence ATGCACACAGTGTTTGTTGCCGGACATGCCAAGTTGCCTTCAGGTATGGCGGCAAAGAGTATATATGATACATTAACGATAACCGCTGAGGTTGATAAGAAATATGGTGTAATTGTAACGGCAAGCTGTACCTTGGCAACGCTTCACGGTCGAGAGTTCGTCCAGCAATTATTGCGTGGCTATAGCCTACAGGATGGCATTGAGGCCCCAGTAGAAGAAATTCGCTTACATTATTTAGGAAAGGCCGGAAATGCACTGATATCGGCTTTGAAGGATTTGTACAAGCAATACGAGCAATATACACAGACATAA
- a CDS encoding NAD-dependent succinate-semialdehyde dehydrogenase yields MIEKYIDSIFINGTWQGADTKETETIYNPATLEAISEISYGGKAETEKAIQAASKAFETWGQTTGRERSQILYKASQIMLEEADRLGEILTTEQGKPLKEAIGEVKSAANFLLWYAEEASRGYGELIPSSVKSKRLMVIPQPIGVIGAITPWNFPASMITRKIGPALAAGCTVVLKPSPETPISAIEIVKILEQAGLPKGVVNLVTGDAEAIGQAMLSDKEVRLITFTGSTKVGKYLMREGAEHVKKLSLELGGHAPIIVFDDADIEKAATLTLGSKFRNNGQTCICANRLYVHESIKEKFTNRLADKVKELQIGNGLTRDTDLGPLINENAAKKVQAHLDDAVEKGANIMTGGCRWKSDLDGYFYQPTVLSDVTDDMIVMNEETFGPVIPIQTFTDENSVIRKANNTDYGLAAYIFTEKTSVALRVSERLDYGIVGVNDVFPSLPEAPFGGIKQSGMGKEGGHHGMHEFLEMKFVSISID; encoded by the coding sequence ATGATTGAAAAATATATCGATAGTATTTTCATAAATGGAACCTGGCAAGGTGCTGATACAAAAGAAACAGAAACGATTTACAATCCCGCTACACTGGAAGCAATAAGTGAAATATCCTATGGAGGAAAGGCAGAGACAGAAAAAGCAATTCAAGCTGCTTCTAAAGCCTTTGAAACTTGGGGGCAAACGACAGGTCGTGAACGATCACAAATTCTATACAAAGCATCACAAATCATGTTGGAAGAAGCGGATAGACTAGGTGAAATTTTAACTACCGAGCAAGGAAAGCCACTAAAAGAAGCGATTGGTGAGGTTAAAAGCGCGGCCAATTTTCTATTATGGTATGCAGAAGAAGCAAGCCGTGGGTATGGTGAGTTAATTCCCTCATCTGTTAAATCCAAGCGGCTAATGGTTATACCTCAGCCTATAGGTGTTATTGGGGCGATTACACCTTGGAATTTCCCAGCATCTATGATCACAAGAAAAATTGGTCCTGCGCTTGCAGCAGGTTGTACAGTCGTACTTAAACCATCACCAGAAACACCAATATCAGCTATCGAAATAGTAAAGATACTGGAACAAGCTGGCTTACCAAAAGGCGTTGTGAACCTTGTAACTGGTGACGCAGAAGCAATAGGTCAGGCAATGCTGTCCGATAAAGAGGTACGGTTAATTACCTTCACTGGATCAACTAAAGTCGGAAAATATTTAATGCGTGAAGGTGCTGAACATGTAAAAAAGCTATCATTAGAACTTGGTGGGCACGCCCCGATAATTGTATTTGATGATGCAGATATTGAAAAAGCTGCAACTCTCACGTTAGGAAGTAAGTTTCGTAATAACGGTCAAACTTGTATTTGTGCCAATCGCTTATATGTACATGAATCTATTAAAGAAAAGTTTACAAATAGGTTAGCAGATAAAGTTAAAGAACTGCAAATTGGTAATGGTCTAACAAGAGACACGGATCTTGGACCACTTATCAATGAAAATGCCGCAAAAAAAGTTCAAGCACACTTAGATGATGCAGTTGAAAAGGGAGCAAATATTATGACGGGAGGATGTAGATGGAAAAGTGATCTTGATGGTTATTTCTATCAACCTACTGTTCTATCCGATGTCACTGATGATATGATCGTCATGAATGAAGAAACATTTGGTCCTGTTATCCCTATCCAAACATTTACGGATGAAAATTCCGTCATTCGTAAAGCAAACAATACCGATTATGGATTAGCCGCGTATATTTTCACTGAGAAAACAAGTGTTGCCTTGCGAGTATCAGAACGCCTGGACTATGGAATTGTTGGTGTAAATGATGTATTCCCGTCACTTCCAGAAGCTCCATTCGGTGGGATAAAACAATCTGGTATGGGTAAAGAAGGCGGACACCATGGTATGCATGAGTTCTTAGAAATGAAGTTTGTTTCAATTTCGATAGATTAA
- a CDS encoding Na+/H+ antiporter NhaC family protein, with product MENTIWSLVPPLVAIIMVLLTKRVLLSLGVGIIAAALFIESFDVIGSLGLIWEAFKGVFVAEGALNQWNVFILLFVLILGILTAFVSMMGGTRAFGEWMITHVKSRAGAQVMTALLGVIVFVDDYFNSLTVGQVARPVTDKHSVSRAKLSYIVDSTSAPVCVIAPVSSWGAYIIGIIGTVFATNNITEYSAFGAFIQIIPMNFYVWAALGVVFVIAIKQSDFGPMKKHEDLAIKTGQVMSSESKEKIDTSSNLPTSKIGRISDLVAPIIVLFVATLGFIYWTGLKAVEGEATLINIFGSADVPKSLLYGGLTGLFLTFILFIRHLRSGKLTGKHFGLGVWEGTKSMIPGFSILIFAWAIVTLIGELGTGTYLAGVVESSNLSIMLLPFIVFIMAGFIAFATGTSWGSFGILLPIAGEIAASTDITLLLPMLAAVLAGAVFGDHCSPISDTTILSSTGSNCDHMDHVTTQIPYALLAAGLAGLGYLVLGIVGNVWVGLAVVLIGLVVLFFTLKKPEKISEVEETIAK from the coding sequence ATGGAGAATACAATTTGGTCGTTAGTACCACCGTTAGTAGCAATAATTATGGTGTTATTGACAAAGCGGGTATTGTTATCACTTGGTGTGGGGATTATTGCTGCAGCGCTCTTCATTGAAAGTTTTGATGTAATCGGATCACTGGGCTTAATCTGGGAAGCATTTAAAGGAGTTTTTGTTGCTGAAGGTGCATTGAATCAATGGAATGTTTTCATTCTATTATTTGTTTTAATACTAGGTATTCTGACAGCTTTCGTAAGTATGATGGGAGGAACAAGGGCTTTCGGTGAATGGATGATTACCCACGTGAAATCGCGTGCTGGTGCTCAAGTTATGACAGCGCTGTTAGGGGTTATTGTGTTTGTCGATGATTACTTTAATAGCTTAACAGTCGGGCAAGTAGCTAGACCAGTCACAGATAAACATTCCGTATCTCGAGCAAAATTATCGTATATTGTTGACTCTACTTCCGCACCTGTTTGTGTGATTGCACCTGTATCTAGTTGGGGCGCTTATATCATTGGAATAATTGGTACTGTGTTTGCAACAAATAATATTACGGAATACAGTGCATTTGGTGCGTTTATTCAAATCATTCCGATGAATTTTTATGTTTGGGCTGCTTTAGGTGTGGTTTTTGTAATTGCCATTAAACAATCAGATTTTGGACCAATGAAAAAGCACGAAGACTTAGCAATTAAAACCGGACAGGTTATGAGTTCAGAAAGTAAAGAGAAAATCGATACGTCATCAAATTTACCAACCAGTAAAATAGGACGAATTAGTGATTTAGTTGCTCCAATTATAGTACTATTTGTCGCAACACTTGGGTTTATCTATTGGACAGGGCTTAAGGCAGTTGAAGGCGAAGCAACATTAATTAACATATTTGGAAGCGCAGATGTACCAAAGTCTCTTTTATATGGTGGTTTAACGGGGCTATTTTTGACTTTTATCTTGTTTATCCGTCATTTGAGAAGTGGAAAATTAACGGGCAAGCATTTTGGATTGGGTGTATGGGAAGGCACTAAGTCAATGATACCTGGTTTCTCCATTCTAATTTTCGCGTGGGCAATTGTTACATTAATTGGCGAACTTGGAACTGGAACATATTTGGCTGGGGTTGTGGAATCTTCAAACTTAAGTATCATGTTATTACCATTTATCGTATTTATAATGGCTGGATTTATAGCTTTTGCTACAGGAACTTCATGGGGGTCATTTGGGATATTACTTCCGATTGCAGGTGAAATTGCAGCATCTACAGATATAACCTTACTTCTACCAATGCTTGCAGCAGTTTTAGCTGGCGCTGTATTTGGTGACCATTGTTCACCAATTTCTGATACGACAATTTTATCTTCAACAGGCTCAAATTGTGATCATATGGACCATGTTACAACACAAATACCGTATGCGCTTCTAGCGGCAGGGCTTGCAGGACTTGGATATTTGGTGCTAGGAATTGTCGGTAACGTCTGGGTTGGACTTGCGGTAGTGTTAATTGGTCTAGTTGTTTTATTTTTCACATTAAAGAAACCTGAAAAGATTTCTGAGGTTGAAGAAACCATTGCTAAATAA
- a CDS encoding aldehyde dehydrogenase family protein, whose translation MVETLLQVKKLANYIGGEWIEAKGETTPVINPATGETVVEVPLSDASSVDDAVKAAKKAQKEWALVPAPMRAEVLYRVGSIMKERKERLSQLLTMENGKVIEEARGEVQEGIDMAFYMAGEGRRMFGQTTPAELKDKFAMSVRAPIGVVGLITPWNFPIAIATWKSFPAIVAGNGVVWKPATETPIMAFELAKIFEEAGLPKGVVNVVFGSGSAVGNAMVNHDGIRVISFTGSNDTGRKIAAQCGQQLKKVSLEMGGKNAVIVMDDADLTLAVEGILWSAFGTSGQRCTACSRVIVHEKVKDELENRLLEEMKKLSIGNGLDESIKVGPIINKAGIDKIKKYMEIGKEEGAELLAGGYVMDDGEHKQGNYFAPTLFSNVKPDMRIAYEEIFGPVVSLIPVKSFEEAVEVNNSVEYGLSSSIFTSDVNQVFKAQRDLDTGIVYVNAGTTGAEIHLPFGGTKGTGNGHRDSGVQALDVFTEWKAVYVDYSGKLQRAQIDVE comes from the coding sequence ATGGTAGAAACACTATTACAGGTAAAAAAGCTAGCAAACTATATCGGTGGAGAATGGATTGAGGCGAAAGGGGAAACAACACCTGTCATTAATCCAGCAACAGGTGAAACCGTGGTAGAAGTCCCGCTTTCGGACGCATCTAGTGTTGATGATGCAGTGAAGGCAGCCAAAAAGGCACAAAAGGAATGGGCACTAGTTCCGGCACCTATGCGAGCTGAAGTTTTATACCGTGTAGGAAGCATAATGAAAGAGCGCAAAGAGCGTCTTTCTCAATTATTAACAATGGAAAATGGAAAAGTAATCGAGGAAGCTCGCGGAGAAGTCCAAGAGGGGATCGATATGGCATTTTATATGGCTGGAGAGGGTCGTAGAATGTTTGGGCAAACAACACCAGCAGAGTTGAAGGATAAGTTTGCTATGAGTGTTCGTGCACCAATTGGTGTAGTTGGTTTGATTACCCCGTGGAACTTTCCAATTGCAATTGCAACGTGGAAGTCATTTCCAGCAATCGTGGCAGGAAATGGGGTTGTATGGAAACCAGCAACAGAAACACCAATAATGGCATTTGAACTTGCGAAAATTTTTGAAGAAGCTGGGTTACCAAAAGGTGTTGTAAATGTGGTGTTCGGTTCAGGTTCAGCTGTAGGAAACGCCATGGTCAATCATGATGGGATTCGGGTTATTTCCTTTACAGGGTCTAATGATACGGGGCGTAAAATCGCAGCGCAATGTGGTCAGCAATTGAAAAAGGTTTCCCTTGAAATGGGTGGTAAGAATGCAGTGATTGTCATGGATGATGCTGATTTAACATTAGCTGTTGAAGGTATTCTTTGGAGTGCATTTGGAACGAGTGGCCAGCGTTGTACGGCGTGTAGCCGGGTAATTGTCCACGAGAAGGTCAAAGATGAATTAGAAAACAGGCTACTCGAGGAAATGAAAAAATTATCAATTGGAAATGGTTTGGATGAATCCATAAAAGTAGGTCCTATTATTAACAAAGCCGGAATAGATAAAATTAAAAAGTACATGGAGATTGGTAAAGAAGAAGGCGCTGAGTTATTAGCTGGTGGCTATGTAATGGACGATGGAGAGCACAAACAAGGAAATTACTTTGCACCAACATTATTTTCAAATGTTAAACCTGATATGCGAATTGCATATGAGGAAATATTTGGCCCTGTCGTCTCATTGATACCAGTTAAAAGCTTTGAGGAAGCAGTAGAAGTTAACAATAGTGTGGAATATGGACTTTCTAGTTCTATTTTTACGAGTGATGTAAATCAAGTGTTTAAAGCGCAGCGTGACCTAGACACAGGTATTGTCTATGTGAATGCAGGAACTACTGGAGCGGAGATTCATTTACCATTTGGTGGTACAAAAGGAACTGGAAATGGGCACCGCGATTCTGGTGTTCAAGCCTTAGATGTATTTACTGAATGGAAAGCGGTATACGTTGATTACAGTGGGAAATTACAGCGCGCTCAAATCGATGTGGAATAG
- a CDS encoding saccharopine dehydrogenase family protein, whose product MKIGVLGSGLMGKEAARDLATNEGVTAVGLADIDIKRAQAVCDQLNSTKLTAYQVNASDIGDLADYMSQFDVIINALFYSFNEIVAKTAIQVGVSSVDLGGHIGHMTDKVLALQEEAKEAGVTLIPDLGVAPGMINILSGHGAEKLDKLTSIQLFVGGIPVRPEPPFEYNHVFSMEGVFDHYTDPSLIVRNGIKQEVESLTEVETVYFEKFGPLEAFHTSGGTSTLSLSYPDIDTLEYKTIRYPGHAEKFKLLVDLNLTRMDYEVELNGQKINPREVLLKVLDPIVDLKDKDDAVLLRVKVSGEKGGVPTTYDYEMSTFKDRDNNVTAMARATANTISVVAQMIGNGTITKSGVYPPEQIVPGDKYIKEMAKRGVTIHESTNSKAHVNI is encoded by the coding sequence ATGAAAATAGGTGTACTTGGTTCTGGTTTAATGGGGAAAGAAGCGGCTCGTGATTTAGCGACGAATGAGGGGGTAACAGCTGTTGGTTTAGCAGACATTGATATCAAGCGGGCTCAGGCGGTTTGTGATCAACTAAATTCCACGAAATTAACGGCCTACCAAGTAAATGCGAGTGATATTGGAGACCTTGCAGACTACATGAGTCAGTTTGATGTGATTATTAATGCATTGTTTTATTCGTTCAATGAAATTGTTGCAAAAACTGCTATCCAGGTTGGTGTTAGTTCCGTTGACTTAGGTGGGCATATTGGTCATATGACAGATAAAGTTCTAGCACTCCAAGAAGAAGCAAAAGAAGCGGGTGTTACATTAATTCCTGATTTAGGTGTTGCGCCAGGAATGATCAACATCTTATCAGGCCATGGAGCAGAAAAACTCGACAAATTAACATCAATCCAGTTGTTTGTTGGTGGAATTCCGGTTCGTCCTGAACCACCATTTGAGTATAATCATGTATTCTCTATGGAAGGTGTATTTGATCATTATACAGATCCATCGCTAATTGTTCGAAATGGTATCAAGCAAGAAGTTGAATCACTGACCGAAGTAGAAACGGTTTACTTTGAAAAATTTGGACCATTAGAGGCATTTCATACATCAGGAGGTACATCTACCTTATCACTCTCATATCCAGATATTGACACACTAGAATACAAAACAATTCGATACCCAGGTCATGCTGAAAAGTTTAAACTCCTAGTGGATTTAAACCTTACTCGAATGGATTATGAAGTAGAATTGAATGGACAAAAAATAAACCCACGAGAAGTATTATTAAAGGTACTTGATCCAATTGTGGATTTAAAAGATAAAGATGACGCCGTTCTCTTACGTGTTAAGGTTTCTGGTGAAAAAGGCGGTGTTCCAACCACTTATGACTATGAAATGTCGACATTTAAAGATCGGGATAACAATGTAACTGCTATGGCTCGGGCAACAGCCAATACCATATCAGTAGTAGCGCAAATGATTGGAAATGGTACAATTACCAAATCAGGTGTTTATCCACCAGAACAAATCGTTCCAGGCGATAAATACATCAAGGAAATGGCTAAACGTGGCGTCACAATCCATGAATCAACTAATTCAAAAGCACACGTAAATATATAA
- a CDS encoding IclR family transcriptional regulator — translation MNQSVIKALKLLDLFNEDIQELSLREIALRADLPKPTAYRHLASLVECGFLQKSKENDQDSRYRLGLKLLELGHLVTNQLEIREVALPLMEQLAQDINEVIHIVIANQKEATYIEKVDSTRAIRLYTRIGKSSPLYIGSGPKLLLAFMDKEKQKEVLGDAELYAIDEHRKIDKKRLQEELDIIREEGYAYSIGEQDLETTGISYPLYNYRRQVIAALTVSGLSSHFEGENLQVIKMKTQQNAEKISEKLGYQTTKL, via the coding sequence ATGAATCAAAGTGTAATCAAGGCGTTAAAACTGCTTGATTTATTTAACGAGGACATACAGGAATTATCGTTAAGAGAAATAGCATTGCGAGCTGACCTTCCAAAACCAACCGCATATAGACATTTAGCATCATTAGTGGAATGTGGTTTTTTACAAAAATCAAAGGAGAATGATCAAGACAGTCGCTACAGACTAGGCCTAAAACTATTAGAACTTGGACATTTGGTAACAAACCAACTTGAAATAAGGGAAGTAGCTTTACCATTAATGGAACAATTAGCACAAGATATCAATGAAGTGATCCATATTGTTATAGCAAATCAAAAAGAGGCTACCTATATAGAAAAGGTTGATAGTACACGAGCTATCCGTTTATATACAAGAATAGGAAAGAGTTCACCGCTTTATATAGGATCTGGTCCTAAACTATTACTAGCATTTATGGATAAAGAGAAGCAGAAAGAGGTTTTAGGTGACGCTGAACTTTATGCAATCGACGAGCACCGAAAAATTGATAAAAAGAGGCTGCAAGAAGAATTAGACATTATTCGTGAAGAGGGTTATGCTTACAGTATTGGGGAACAGGACTTAGAAACAACAGGAATTTCCTACCCATTATATAATTATAGAAGACAAGTTATTGCTGCATTAACCGTTAGTGGATTATCTAGTCATTTTGAAGGAGAAAATCTGCAGGTTATCAAAATGAAAACACAACAAAATGCAGAGAAGATATCTGAAAAACTTGGCTATCAAACTACTAAGTTATGA
- a CDS encoding LL-diaminopimelate aminotransferase: MTFVSEKINTLPPYLFSEFQKKKKNLMEKGVDVIDLGIGAPDLPTPDFVIDRLVEEVRNPLNHRYSTYSGTQEFRQSVADFYKSHYAVDLDPDTEVLALIGSKEGIANMVQAVINPGNTVLIPNPGYPVYRTAVHLAGGNSVDLPLDESNGYQPLFNQVSKKDSESAKLMLLNYPSNPTAATVNLDVFLKAVSYAKSHNIIVANDAAYDLVTFNGYKAPSILQAPGAKDYAVEFGSLSKSFNMTGWRIGYLVGNKTVIRALSTLKSNIDTSQFLPIQLAAATALKSDLKAVEANNKVYQERMEKLHEALNKIGLEAEKPKGTIFLWAKVPQGYSSASFANQMLDRAGVIVTPGSAFGTTGEGYIRISLSVTSDRLDEVIKRIKNMSWQ; the protein is encoded by the coding sequence ATGACGTTTGTTTCTGAAAAAATAAACACATTACCACCTTACTTATTTTCAGAATTTCAAAAAAAGAAAAAGAACCTCATGGAAAAGGGTGTGGATGTCATCGATCTTGGCATCGGAGCACCTGATTTACCTACACCAGACTTTGTAATCGATAGACTAGTGGAGGAAGTGAGAAACCCGTTAAACCACCGTTATTCAACTTATAGTGGCACACAGGAATTTAGGCAATCGGTCGCTGACTTTTATAAAAGTCATTATGCAGTTGATCTTGATCCCGACACAGAAGTCTTGGCACTAATAGGATCCAAGGAAGGGATTGCCAATATGGTGCAAGCGGTGATTAATCCAGGAAACACAGTGTTAATACCAAATCCAGGATATCCAGTGTATCGTACAGCTGTACATTTAGCTGGTGGAAATAGTGTAGATTTGCCGCTTGATGAATCGAATGGATATCAACCATTGTTTAATCAAGTGTCAAAAAAGGATTCTGAATCAGCAAAGCTTATGTTATTAAATTACCCCAGTAATCCAACAGCAGCTACCGTAAACCTTGATGTATTTTTGAAAGCGGTTTCATATGCAAAAAGTCATAATATAATTGTAGCGAATGATGCTGCATATGACTTGGTGACATTTAATGGCTACAAAGCACCTAGTATCTTGCAAGCACCGGGAGCAAAAGATTATGCAGTAGAATTTGGATCCTTATCAAAGAGTTTTAATATGACGGGGTGGCGTATTGGCTATTTGGTAGGAAACAAAACCGTAATTAGAGCACTTTCAACCTTAAAAAGTAATATCGATACAAGTCAATTTCTCCCTATCCAATTGGCAGCAGCAACGGCATTAAAAAGCGATTTAAAAGCAGTTGAGGCAAATAATAAAGTATATCAAGAACGAATGGAAAAATTACACGAAGCATTAAACAAAATAGGACTGGAAGCTGAAAAACCAAAAGGGACTATATTTTTATGGGCAAAAGTTCCACAAGGATATTCATCCGCTTCATTTGCTAACCAAATGCTTGATAGAGCAGGCGTTATTGTTACGCCTGGTTCTGCATTTGGAACAACGGGAGAAGGCTATATCCGTATTTCATTATCTGTCACAAGTGATCGATTAGATGAGGTAATTAAACGAATCAAGAACATGTCTTGGCAGTAA
- a CDS encoding thiamine pyrophosphate-dependent enzyme, which produces MTAAQAIVKCMELEDIKHVFCVPGESYLPLLDALHDERSIEVISTRHEGGASFIAEGYAKATLKPGVVMATRGVGAANLSIGVHTAFQDSTPMVVFLGQVHSKFRGREGFQEVDLDQYFGHIAKWAVEVNDPERMPELVQRAFRIAQTGRPGPVIVSLPENVLPAQAEMSFGAPTVKPKPAPSTEEVIRIESMLSKAKNPLIIAGGGIKSSKAEERLLAFAEKFSIPVIAAFRRHDVFPNNHALYCGHLGLGTSKEVLQTVKEADVILAFGTRLSEVTTQDYKIIASDKKLIHIDIDYETLGKVFAPDIGIVADSGEALAKLAELALSGSWVVWATERRAAYQQVSNLDVTSEDVVNKQIIALLEKRLPNDAVLTNDAGNFAGWLHSFYPFTKPHTYVGPTSGAMGYGMPAALGVQLADRSKTVVSLSGDGGFMMTVQELETAVRYQIPVISLVFNNNMYGTIRMHQEIHYPEKVIATNLGDVSFSKLANSVGADGYTVWTLSEFEKALDKALHNQGPTVIEIITDGENISVSSTIQQLRDRSKK; this is translated from the coding sequence ATGACGGCAGCGCAAGCAATTGTTAAATGTATGGAGTTAGAAGATATAAAACATGTATTTTGTGTGCCTGGTGAAAGCTATTTACCACTACTTGATGCTTTGCATGACGAAAGGTCAATTGAAGTTATTTCTACAAGACATGAAGGTGGAGCTTCTTTTATTGCAGAGGGGTATGCAAAAGCGACACTCAAGCCTGGTGTGGTTATGGCAACTCGAGGTGTTGGTGCAGCGAATTTATCAATTGGCGTACATACCGCCTTTCAGGATTCCACTCCAATGGTTGTATTTTTAGGTCAAGTGCATAGTAAGTTTAGAGGGAGAGAAGGCTTTCAAGAAGTTGATTTGGATCAATATTTCGGGCACATTGCAAAATGGGCTGTCGAAGTGAATGATCCAGAGCGTATGCCGGAGCTTGTTCAACGTGCTTTTCGTATCGCCCAAACTGGTAGACCAGGACCTGTCATTGTTTCACTACCAGAAAATGTGCTTCCAGCTCAAGCGGAAATGTCATTTGGGGCACCGACCGTTAAGCCGAAACCGGCCCCTTCAACAGAAGAAGTGATACGGATAGAGAGCATGCTAAGCAAGGCAAAAAATCCGTTAATTATTGCAGGAGGCGGAATTAAATCTTCTAAGGCGGAAGAACGACTGCTAGCCTTTGCTGAAAAGTTTTCTATACCGGTAATAGCTGCCTTTAGACGGCATGATGTTTTTCCAAATAACCACGCCTTATATTGCGGGCACCTAGGATTAGGAACAAGTAAAGAAGTCTTGCAAACCGTAAAAGAAGCAGATGTCATACTGGCTTTTGGAACTAGACTATCAGAGGTAACAACACAAGATTATAAAATTATCGCGTCAGATAAAAAGTTGATCCATATTGATATAGACTATGAAACACTCGGAAAGGTTTTTGCCCCTGACATCGGTATTGTGGCTGATAGCGGAGAGGCACTCGCTAAACTAGCTGAATTAGCGCTTTCAGGTTCATGGGTAGTTTGGGCAACTGAAAGAAGAGCAGCATATCAACAGGTTAGTAATTTGGATGTAACAAGTGAAGATGTGGTTAATAAACAAATCATAGCTTTGTTAGAGAAAAGGTTACCAAATGATGCGGTTTTAACAAATGATGCGGGTAACTTTGCAGGCTGGCTTCATTCTTTTTATCCATTTACAAAACCGCACACCTATGTTGGCCCTACATCAGGAGCGATGGGCTATGGGATGCCAGCAGCACTAGGTGTTCAACTTGCAGATCGCAGTAAAACCGTTGTTTCTCTATCAGGTGATGGTGGATTTATGATGACAGTACAGGAACTTGAGACCGCTGTTAGATATCAGATACCAGTAATAAGTCTCGTTTTTAATAATAATATGTATGGAACCATCCGAATGCATCAAGAGATTCATTATCCAGAAAAAGTAATAGCTACTAATTTAGGTGACGTTTCTTTTAGTAAACTAGCAAACAGTGTTGGAGCAGATGGTTATACCGTTTGGACACTTAGTGAATTTGAAAAGGCGTTAGACAAAGCGCTTCATAATCAAGGTCCAACTGTAATAGAAATAATAACAGATGGAGAAAACATTTCAGTTTCTTCAACGATACAACAATTGAGAGATCGCTCGAAAAAGTAA
- a CDS encoding acyl-CoA dehydrogenase family protein gives MNFEFTEEQKMLRDTVRNFVDKEIMPHISEWDRTGKADPSVMNKLSDLGLMGVCIPEEYGGSGMDYNSLAIVCEELERGDTAFRTAVSVHTGLNSMSILQWGNEDQKQKYLVPQAKGEKVGAFGLTEPGAGSDVASLNSTATKDGDYYHLNGQKTWISLCDSADHFLVFAYTDKSKKHNGISAFIVERTWEGFSSKATKGKHGIRAGNTGEIFFDNVKVPKENLLGKEGEGFKIAMASLDNGRFTVAAGACGQIMACIEASVDYCHERETFGKEIGRHQLVQQMIAKMEAGLQMSRLLVYRAGELKNQGKRNTRETSLAKWQACDFANKAADDAVQVHGAYGYSDEYPVERYLRNSKAPVIYEGTREIHTVMQAEYVLGYRKDKALNNMLPAWRGNE, from the coding sequence ATGAATTTTGAATTCACGGAAGAACAAAAAATGCTGCGAGACACGGTTCGTAACTTTGTAGATAAAGAAATCATGCCACATATATCTGAGTGGGATCGGACTGGAAAGGCTGACCCTTCTGTCATGAATAAGCTTTCCGATCTTGGATTAATGGGTGTTTGTATTCCTGAAGAATATGGTGGTAGCGGCATGGACTATAATTCACTCGCCATTGTTTGCGAAGAATTAGAACGAGGTGACACCGCTTTTCGTACAGCTGTTTCCGTACATACTGGCTTAAATAGTATGTCCATTCTTCAATGGGGTAACGAAGATCAAAAACAAAAATACCTTGTTCCACAGGCAAAAGGTGAAAAAGTAGGAGCATTTGGCTTAACTGAGCCTGGTGCTGGATCTGATGTTGCATCCTTAAACTCAACAGCGACAAAAGATGGCGATTATTATCATTTAAACGGACAAAAGACCTGGATTTCGCTGTGCGATTCTGCCGATCATTTCTTGGTTTTTGCTTATACCGATAAATCGAAAAAGCATAATGGTATATCGGCATTCATCGTCGAGCGTACTTGGGAAGGTTTTTCATCAAAGGCGACAAAAGGAAAGCATGGAATTCGGGCTGGAAATACTGGCGAAATATTTTTTGATAATGTAAAGGTTCCAAAAGAAAACCTGCTAGGAAAAGAAGGAGAGGGCTTTAAAATTGCAATGGCCTCACTAGATAATGGGCGTTTTACAGTTGCTGCTGGAGCATGCGGTCAAATCATGGCATGTATTGAAGCTAGTGTTGACTACTGTCATGAACGCGAAACGTTTGGAAAAGAAATTGGTCGTCATCAGCTAGTGCAACAAATGATTGCGAAGATGGAAGCAGGACTGCAAATGAGTCGCTTACTTGTCTACCGTGCAGGAGAACTAAAAAATCAAGGAAAACGAAATACTCGTGAAACATCCCTTGCGAAATGGCAGGCTTGTGACTTTGCGAACAAAGCAGCCGATGATGCGGTGCAGGTTCACGGTGCTTATGGTTATTCGGATGAATACCCTGTTGAACGTTATTTACGTAACTCTAAAGCACCTGTTATCTATGAAGGAACACGTGAGATTCACACTGTTATGCAAGCAGAATATGTACTAGGTTACCGAAAAGATAAAGCCTTAAACAATATGTTGCCTGCATGGAGGGGTAATGAATGA